The genomic interval CGAATTCCAGTACTGCGGTCATGGTTTCCTCATCCTATCATGATATCGGTTGTCGAGAGCAGGATCAGCACACAGGCGGTGAGGTATCCGGTGACACAGAGAATCCCTAATATGCTCAGTGCTCTCGTCTGCGAGAGCAGTTCCAGCTTCCCGTCATAGCATCGTGCATCCATTGCCCGGATCAGGTCCTCCCCCTTTGCGAGCGATCTGATGAACAGCATAGCTCCCAGTATGGAGAAAGACTGGAGTGACGTGCTGAAGTGTGCATAACCGTGGCGCATTTCCTGAGCGTTCTTAATGGCGATCGCCTCCCCGATCAGGATGAATATGAACCGGTATATCAGCATGGAGAGATCAACGAATTCCCGGGGGAGGTGCAATGAGCGCATCACAGAAAACATCTCTATCATGGGTGTCGAGAGGGCGATGAAGTAGAGCGAGCACATACCGCCGAGAGTTCGTGCACAGACAACGGACGCGAGATCGATCGCGGCGGTGGTCACCGAAAGAGTGCCACATGGGAGCGTGAATTCCCAGAGGGGGATTCCGCCACCGGTCAGAAAGATCAGGACGATGCCGCTTGTCAGCACGAACCCTGCCGGGATGGCAAGGAGCCGGGCGTAGAAGGCTACGGGAATTTTTGCGAGACCCA from Methanoculleus sp. SDB carries:
- a CDS encoding cobalt ABC transporter permease yields the protein MDNILDDYAHTNGLRDADTRLKLVMGAGAILISVSSGSSAAPLFIAATMALITVGLAKIPVAFYARLLAIPAGFVLTSGIVLIFLTGGGIPLWEFTLPCGTLSVTTAAIDLASVVCARTLGGMCSLYFIALSTPMIEMFSVMRSLHLPREFVDLSMLIYRFIFILIGEAIAIKNAQEMRHGYAHFSTSLQSFSILGAMLFIRSLAKGEDLIRAMDARCYDGKLELLSQTRALSILGILCVTGYLTACVLILLSTTDIMIG